One region of Phragmites australis chromosome 18, lpPhrAust1.1, whole genome shotgun sequence genomic DNA includes:
- the LOC133898998 gene encoding stromal cell-derived factor 2-like protein gives MAAASFALALLLYLGLDLPEAAPTASYAADPESVVQITYGSVIKLMHERTKFRLHSHDVPYGSGSGQQSVTSFPNVDDANSYWVVRPQPDSSANQGDTIAHGAIVRLQHMRTRKWLHSHLHASPITGNLEVSCFGSDNESDTGDYWRLEIEGSGKTWRQGQRIRLRHFDTGGYLHSHDRKYTRIAGGQQEVCGVGDKRPDNIWLAAEGVYLPVSQRK, from the exons ATGGCCGCCGCGTCGTTCGCGCTCGCGTTGCTGCTCTACCTCGGCCTCGACCTCCCCGAGGCGGCGCCGACGGCGTCCTACGCCGCCGACCCGGAAAGCGTCGTCCAG ATAACCTACGGGTCGGTGATCAAGTTGATGCATGAGAGGACCAAGTTTCGGCTGCATTCCCACGACGTGCCGTATGGATCTGGGAGCGGCCAGCAATCGGTCACCAGCTTCCCTAACGTCGACGACGCCAATAGCTACTGG GTAGTGAGACCTCAACCAGATTCTTCAGCAAATCAAGGCGATACCATAGCACATGGAGCAATTGTGAGGCTTCAACATATGAGGACTAGAAAGTGGTTACACAGCCATCTTCATGCTTCCCCCATAACGGGAAATCTGGAG GTTAGCTGCTTTGGCAGTGATAATGAATCAGATACTGGAGATTACTGGAG GCTTGAGATTGAGGGCAGCGGGAAAACATGGAGACAGGGCCAGAGAATTCGACTGCGCCATTTTGATACTGGTGGCTATCTTCACAGCCATGACAGGAAGTACACCCGCATTGCCGGTGGGCAGCAAGAG GTATGTGGTGTTGGCGACAAGCGCCCAGACAACATCTGGCTGGCAGCTGAAGGTGTTTACCTGCCGGTGAGCCAGCGCAAATAG